In the Candidatus Methylomirabilota bacterium genome, GCGGCCTGGCCGACCTCGGCGAGCATGCGCCGGATGTCGGCCGGCTCCTTGAGGTCGGCCTGGACGAGCTGCGCGGATCCGCCGCGCAGCTCGATGTCGCGCGCGGTCTTCTCCGCCGCCTCGCGATTGATGAAGAAGTTCACGAAGACCCGCGCGCCGGCCTCCGCGAAGCGGAGCGCGATCGCGCGCCCGATCCCCCGCCCGCCCCCGGTGACCAGCACGGCTCGCGGCTCGCTCACGCCCGATCCCCTCGCGAGGTCAGGTCGAGCGGCGACCGCTGGATCTCGTCCGCGAGCGCACGGAGCCGCGCCGCTTCCGCGCCCGTGTCGGTCCCCGGCCTCGCGTCCTCCACCTCGTACTCGAGCGTCGCCGTCGCCACCCGACGCTCGGCGACGTCCGCCGTCGCCGCCACGACCCACGCGCCACCGCCCCCGCGGCGCTCACACCGGATCCGGAGCTGATCGCCGGGACGCACGAAGTGACGGAAGGAGCCGCGCGTCAGCCGGACCAGCCGTCCCACCCGGGTGAAGTCGGACGTGAGCCCGATGAGGAGCTGCGCCGCCTGGGCGAAGGCCTCGACGACGAGCGCCCCCGGCAGGATCGGGCATCCCGGAAAATGATCGGCGAAGACGTCTTCGGTGGCGCTCACGTTCCGCAAGGTCTCGATGGCGAAGTCGGGCTCGACGGCGATGATGCGATCGACGAAGAGGAACCTCATGCGTTCTGCGACGGGCGCCGAGAGCACCCGGCCGTTCGAGCGGCGTCAGGCTCCCGGCGCGAGGCGCGAGCCCGCGGCCAGCTGGCGCACGATGTATTCCGTCACCGCCCGCACCGTGAACCGGTTCAGCACGGCCTCGACCGCGGCCGGCGCGTGCAGGTTCTCGTTCAGGTACCCGGCGAAGCGCTCCACAGTGAGATCGGAGAGATCGAGTGGCGTGCCGTCGAGATCCGCGAGCATCCGCTCGGCGAGCGCGCGAACCACCTCCTGCGCGTCGCCCGGGGCGCGCGCGACGCCGTGCTTGGCCGCCACGTGCTCCAGCACCGCCCCGACGGTGGCGGGTGACACGGTGCGCAGCTCCTCGGAGGGCACGGCGATTCCGTACCGGCTCTGCAACACCTGGGCGAGCACGCCGAGGTCGCGCCACTCGATCCGGCGGTCCTGGATCAGCCGGACCGGCAGGTCCACGCCGAACGTCTGCTGGCACTTGAAGCTCATGTCGAGGAAGTCGATGGACTCCGCGCCCAGGTCGCGGATCAGCGCCGCGCCGTCGGTCACCGCCGCCTCGTCCACGCCGAGCGACTCGACGATGGTCTTGCCGACGCTGACGCGTACCTCCGAGCGTGTCCAGATCTTGGTCGTATCCGGCTCCATGCGCTGAGCGGCCTCCTTAGCCGATACCCCCGTCCACCGCGATGACCTGGCCCGTGATGTAGCTGGCGTCCTCCGACGCGAGGAAGACCGCGAGCGACGCGACCTCCTGGGGC is a window encoding:
- a CDS encoding phosphopantetheine-binding protein, which translates into the protein MEPDTTKIWTRSEVRVSVGKTIVESLGVDEAAVTDGAALIRDLGAESIDFLDMSFKCQQTFGVDLPVRLIQDRRIEWRDLGVLAQVLQSRYGIAVPSEELRTVSPATVGAVLEHVAAKHGVARAPGDAQEVVRALAERMLADLDGTPLDLSDLTVERFAGYLNENLHAPAAVEAVLNRFTVRAVTEYIVRQLAAGSRLAPGA
- a CDS encoding 3-hydroxyacyl-ACP dehydratase FabZ family protein; this translates as MRFLFVDRIIAVEPDFAIETLRNVSATEDVFADHFPGCPILPGALVVEAFAQAAQLLIGLTSDFTRVGRLVRLTRGSFRHFVRPGDQLRIRCERRGGGGAWVVAATADVAERRVATATLEYEVEDARPGTDTGAEAARLRALADEIQRSPLDLTSRGDRA